A stretch of the Halorussus vallis genome encodes the following:
- a CDS encoding DUF1931 domain-containing protein, translated as MADLIVKAAVKDALEGKNVSSDFYDALDERVAELLEEAGTRAGANDRKTVQPRDL; from the coding sequence ATGGCAGACCTAATCGTCAAAGCGGCCGTCAAGGACGCACTCGAAGGCAAGAACGTCTCCTCGGACTTCTACGACGCGCTCGACGAGCGCGTCGCGGAACTCCTCGAGGAAGCCGGAACCCGAGCGGGTGCGAACGACCGCAAGACCGTTCAGCCCCGCGACCTCTGA
- a CDS encoding alpha/beta fold hydrolase — MDDRTTWNHDTVAANGLSFHYVEAGRGPLVLLLHGFPEFWYSWREQLTPLADAGYRAVAPDLRGYNGTEKPTGVERYAVDELVADVAELVEALDHETAHLVGHDWGGFLAWETASRRPEVVDRLVSVGVTHPVAFDRGLDRFDQFRRAWYTYFFRLPGLPERALRANDYAAHERMVSDGVGRDDAFDAADFERYRDALAEPGALTAMVNYYRANLGKRFLRKLVLPRFGRRVSSTGFEAGRITAPTMILYGERDHFDAAAMFDGVDRWVEDLRLERFPDAGHWVQLERPSRTNELLREFLGDAGDG; from the coding sequence ATGGACGACCGGACGACGTGGAACCACGACACCGTCGCGGCCAACGGACTCTCGTTCCACTACGTCGAAGCGGGTCGCGGCCCGCTCGTGCTGTTACTCCACGGTTTCCCGGAGTTCTGGTATTCGTGGCGCGAACAACTCACTCCGCTCGCCGACGCCGGCTATCGGGCCGTCGCGCCGGACCTTCGGGGCTACAACGGGACCGAGAAGCCGACCGGCGTCGAACGGTACGCCGTCGACGAACTCGTCGCCGACGTGGCGGAACTCGTCGAGGCGCTCGACCACGAGACGGCCCACCTCGTCGGACACGACTGGGGCGGTTTCCTCGCCTGGGAGACGGCGAGTCGGCGGCCCGAAGTGGTGGACCGACTCGTCTCCGTCGGCGTCACCCATCCCGTCGCGTTCGACCGCGGACTCGACCGATTCGACCAGTTCCGGCGGGCGTGGTACACGTACTTCTTCCGACTCCCGGGGCTTCCCGAGCGGGCGCTTCGCGCGAACGACTACGCGGCCCACGAGCGGATGGTTTCGGACGGAGTCGGACGCGACGACGCCTTCGACGCCGCCGACTTCGAGCGCTATCGAGACGCGCTCGCCGAACCCGGGGCGCTCACCGCGATGGTGAACTACTACCGCGCGAACCTCGGCAAGCGCTTCCTCCGCAAACTCGTGTTGCCCCGGTTCGGGCGACGCGTCTCGTCGACGGGGTTCGAGGCCGGCCGGATTACGGCTCCCACGATGATACTCTACGGCGAACGGGACCACTTCGACGCGGCGGCGATGTTCGACGGCGTCGACCGGTGGGTCGAGGACCTGCGACTCGAACGCTTCCCCGACGCCGGCCACTGGGTCCAACTGGAGCGTCCGTCCCGGACGAACGAACTGCTCCGCGAGTTCCTCGGCGACGCCGGCGACGGGTAG
- a CDS encoding acyl-CoA dehydrogenase family protein: MPSEPIDYARLEEGRDCNYWEMDPTLRFEARRVYPDDEFEWAEPVLSAFGEALGHRMADAADRIDEAGHELRSFDKYGERLNEVEYHPLLREQEEIAYEEFGLTHDPFHAPPGRDEPVGLTHALTMQALLCYVDIGFCCPVSMTTGVAIILEKFDDGALAEYFERLTSRSLDDHIEGAMFLTEEQGGSDVGTNEVRAEPTDEAGVYRLYGEKWFCSNIDAEGALALARTPDAPDGVAGLSLFLVPRTGPDGEVNEAHFRRLKDKLGTVSVPTGEIEFEGAEAYLVGEPESGFRYMAEMMNFERLTNAAGAVGVMGRALLEAKVRAARREAFGKPLDEHPLMRRDLVDMTVDYEAAAAFTFEAARLLDVRERVGDDSDAYRLMRLFVPVAKYRTARTAVDATSYAMEVLGGNGYVREHTVERLHRDAQVLPIWEGPSNVLALDVLRALNREDAYEALIPYVREKLDAVDLDHSLLEDLAADADEKFRELQAGLGTLATEDADYAQYHAKRLADLIFDVVSAALLLEEAQRQLDEREDARKALVARRFVETRFGDAEAYGVASGDRFAADDDVFASVSRYASVAPDALVEVGAADD, encoded by the coding sequence ATGCCCTCGGAACCGATAGACTACGCCCGACTCGAGGAGGGCCGCGACTGCAACTACTGGGAGATGGACCCGACGCTCCGGTTCGAAGCGCGGCGCGTCTACCCCGACGACGAGTTCGAGTGGGCCGAACCGGTCCTCTCGGCGTTCGGCGAGGCGCTGGGCCACCGGATGGCCGACGCCGCCGACCGCATCGACGAGGCGGGCCACGAACTCCGGTCGTTCGACAAGTACGGCGAGCGACTGAACGAGGTCGAGTACCACCCGCTCCTGCGCGAGCAGGAGGAGATAGCCTACGAGGAGTTCGGGCTGACCCACGACCCCTTCCACGCGCCGCCGGGTCGGGACGAACCCGTCGGCCTGACCCACGCGCTGACGATGCAGGCGCTGCTGTGCTACGTCGACATCGGGTTCTGCTGTCCGGTTTCGATGACGACCGGCGTCGCCATCATCCTGGAGAAGTTCGACGACGGCGCGCTCGCGGAGTACTTCGAGCGCCTGACGTCCCGCAGTCTCGACGACCACATCGAAGGGGCGATGTTCCTCACCGAGGAGCAGGGCGGGTCCGACGTGGGGACCAACGAGGTGCGCGCCGAACCCACCGACGAGGCGGGCGTCTACCGACTGTACGGCGAGAAGTGGTTCTGCTCGAATATCGACGCCGAGGGCGCGCTGGCGCTGGCGCGCACGCCGGACGCTCCCGACGGCGTCGCCGGCCTGTCGCTGTTCCTCGTGCCGCGCACCGGACCCGACGGCGAGGTCAACGAGGCCCACTTCCGGCGACTGAAGGACAAACTCGGGACCGTCTCGGTTCCGACGGGCGAAATCGAGTTCGAGGGCGCCGAGGCGTACCTCGTCGGCGAGCCGGAGTCGGGGTTCCGGTACATGGCCGAGATGATGAACTTCGAGCGGTTGACGAACGCGGCGGGCGCGGTGGGCGTGATGGGCCGGGCGCTCCTGGAGGCGAAGGTGCGGGCCGCCCGGCGGGAGGCGTTCGGCAAGCCCCTCGACGAACACCCGCTGATGCGCCGGGACCTCGTGGACATGACCGTCGACTACGAGGCCGCGGCCGCCTTCACGTTCGAAGCGGCGCGACTGCTCGACGTGCGCGAGCGGGTCGGCGACGACTCCGACGCCTATCGGCTGATGCGACTGTTCGTCCCCGTCGCGAAGTACAGGACCGCGCGGACGGCCGTCGACGCGACCTCCTACGCGATGGAGGTGCTGGGCGGCAACGGCTACGTCCGGGAACACACCGTCGAGCGCCTGCACCGCGACGCCCAGGTGCTGCCCATCTGGGAGGGGCCGTCGAACGTCCTCGCGCTCGACGTGCTCCGCGCGTTGAACCGCGAGGACGCCTACGAGGCGCTGATTCCGTACGTCCGGGAGAAACTCGACGCCGTCGACCTCGACCACTCGCTTCTCGAGGACCTCGCCGCCGACGCCGACGAGAAGTTCCGCGAACTCCAGGCCGGCCTGGGGACGCTGGCGACCGAGGACGCCGACTACGCCCAGTACCACGCGAAACGACTCGCCGACCTGATATTCGACGTCGTCTCGGCCGCGCTGTTGCTCGAGGAAGCGCAACGGCAACTGGACGAGCGAGAGGACGCCCGGAAGGCGCTCGTCGCCCGACGGTTCGTCGAGACGCGGTTCGGCGACGCGGAGGCCTACGGCGTCGCGTCGGGCGACCGCTTCGCGGCGGACGACGACGTCTTCGCGTCTGTCTCTCGGTACGCGTCGGTCGCCCCCGACGCGCTGGTCGAGGTCGGGGCGGCCGACGACTGA